One window from the genome of Roseomonas haemaphysalidis encodes:
- a CDS encoding ABC transporter permease: MAPVLSGAAVLVTLVTLLPLGFVLWVAVQTGWETASSLVFRPRVGELLWNTTLLVLLAVPACGALALVMAWLTERSDLPGARTWSWLAVAPLAVPAFVQSYAWVSLVPWLHGLPAGLLVSVLAYFPFMYLPVSAALRRLDPALEDAAAALGDPPARVFRRVVVPQLRLALCGGALLVGLHLLAEYGLFALIRFDTFTTAIIDQFQSTFNGPAASMLALVLVLCCLGLLWLEATVRGRARYARVGAGAARPPARRRLGYWTLPALALLLGVAVLSLGVPALTLWRWLAAGGSGIWRWQEIGPALGQTLVLALCGAALTVAAAFPIAWLSIRRPGRLQRALEGANFLTGALPGVVVALALVTIAVRVVLPLYQTLFTVMLAYALMFLPRAIIGLRASLAQSPVELEQAAHVLGRSPARTLLTVTLRLAAPGVAAALALASLGIVGELTATQMLAPNGTQTLATAFWSYSGELDYAAAAPYALLMILLTSPLTWLLHRQSRRAAGQ; the protein is encoded by the coding sequence ATGGCGCCCGTGCTGTCCGGCGCCGCCGTGCTGGTGACGCTGGTGACGCTGCTGCCCCTGGGCTTCGTGCTTTGGGTCGCCGTGCAAACCGGCTGGGAAACCGCGTCGTCCCTGGTGTTCCGCCCGCGCGTGGGCGAATTGCTGTGGAACACCACGCTGCTGGTGCTGCTGGCAGTGCCGGCCTGCGGCGCCCTGGCCTTGGTGATGGCTTGGCTGACCGAACGCAGCGACCTTCCGGGTGCCCGGACTTGGTCCTGGCTGGCCGTGGCGCCGCTGGCGGTGCCGGCCTTCGTGCAAAGCTATGCCTGGGTGAGCTTGGTGCCGTGGCTGCACGGGCTGCCCGCCGGGTTGCTGGTTTCGGTGCTGGCGTATTTTCCCTTCATGTACCTGCCCGTCTCGGCCGCGTTGCGGCGCCTGGACCCGGCGCTGGAAGACGCCGCCGCGGCATTGGGCGATCCACCCGCCCGCGTTTTCCGGCGCGTTGTCGTGCCGCAACTGCGGCTGGCGCTGTGCGGCGGGGCGCTGCTGGTGGGGCTGCACCTCCTGGCTGAGTACGGCCTCTTCGCGCTGATCCGGTTCGATACCTTCACCACGGCGATCATCGATCAGTTCCAGTCCACCTTCAACGGCCCCGCCGCCAGCATGCTGGCCCTGGTGCTGGTGCTCTGCTGCCTCGGGCTCCTGTGGCTGGAGGCGACGGTTCGTGGCCGGGCCCGCTATGCCCGCGTCGGTGCTGGCGCCGCCCGGCCCCCGGCTCGCCGGCGGCTGGGATACTGGACGCTTCCGGCGCTGGCGCTGCTGCTCGGGGTGGCGGTGCTTTCGCTCGGCGTTCCGGCCCTGACGCTGTGGCGCTGGCTGGCTGCGGGCGGCAGCGGCATCTGGCGCTGGCAGGAAATCGGCCCCGCCCTCGGCCAGACGCTGGTGCTGGCGCTGTGCGGCGCGGCGCTGACGGTGGCCGCGGCCTTCCCGATCGCCTGGCTGTCCATCCGTCGGCCAGGCCGGCTGCAGCGCGCCCTGGAGGGCGCCAACTTCCTGACCGGTGCGCTCCCGGGCGTGGTCGTGGCATTGGCCCTGGTGACGATCGCCGTGCGGGTGGTGCTGCCGCTGTACCAGACCCTGTTCACGGTGATGCTGGCCTATGCGCTGATGTTTCTGCCGCGCGCCATCATCGGCCTGCGCGCCTCCCTCGCCCAGTCGCCGGTTGAATTGGAGCAGGCGGCCCATGTGCTGGGGCGTTCGCCCGCCAGGACGCTGCTGACCGTGACGCTGCGGCTGGCGGCGCCAGGTGTCGCGGCGGCCCTCGCGCTGGCCTCCCTCGGCATCGTGGGGGAACTGACGGCGACCCAGATGCTGGCCCCCAATGGCACGCAGACCCTGGCGACCGCCTTCTGGTCCTACAGCGGCGAACTCGACTACGCCGCAGCCGCGCCATATGCGCTGCTGATGATCCTGCTGACCTCTCCCCTGACCTGGCTCCTGCATCGCCAATCCCGCCGAGCCGCCGGGCAATGA
- a CDS encoding RraA family protein: MAAGFRILRRTRCVAPALVDSFRSLPVANVSDVMSRMTAGGARLRPMHADGAVLSGPALTVKTRPGDNLMIHKAIALAEPGDVIVVDAGGDLTNALIGELMLAQMVKRGLGGIVINGAIRDSAAIRAQNFPVFAAGVTHRGPYKDGPGEINLPVAIDGMVIAPGDLILGDDDGLLCVPFEEADVIHAAASAKHAAEGKQVADIAAGTHDASWVDASLRRLGCEGLD, encoded by the coding sequence ATGGCCGCTGGATTTCGCATTCTTCGCCGCACGCGCTGCGTTGCGCCCGCGCTGGTTGACAGCTTTCGTTCCCTGCCGGTCGCGAATGTCAGCGACGTGATGTCGCGCATGACGGCGGGGGGAGCACGCCTCCGCCCGATGCACGCCGATGGTGCTGTGCTGAGCGGCCCCGCCCTGACCGTGAAAACGCGGCCCGGCGACAACCTGATGATCCACAAGGCCATCGCGCTGGCCGAGCCCGGCGACGTGATTGTGGTGGATGCGGGTGGGGATCTCACCAACGCGCTGATCGGCGAGCTGATGCTGGCGCAGATGGTGAAGCGCGGCCTTGGCGGCATCGTGATCAACGGCGCGATCCGCGACAGCGCTGCCATCCGTGCGCAGAACTTCCCGGTCTTCGCGGCCGGCGTGACGCATCGTGGCCCCTACAAGGATGGCCCGGGCGAGATCAACCTTCCTGTGGCCATCGACGGCATGGTGATCGCGCCGGGCGACCTGATCCTCGGCGACGACGACGGCCTGCTGTGCGTGCCCTTCGAGGAAGCCGATGTCATCCATGCCGCCGCCAGCGCCAAGCACGCGGCGGAAGGAAAGCAGGTCGCCGATATCGCGGCGGGGACCCATGACGCTTCCTGGGTCGATGCGTCTCTGCGGCGTCTGGGCTGCGAGGGGCTGGACTAG
- a CDS encoding ABC-F family ATP-binding cassette domain-containing protein — translation MSLITLEALGMALGAPLFSGLDLIIQKGDRIGLVARNGGGKSTLLRILADRAEPTAGCCRYGRNLCVTLMQQDPEPAALSLPVREVLLQALPAESRDWEGWRVDVALDAMAIPGALHDRPLGTLSGGWQRMALLARAWLTEPDVLLMDEPTNHLDLQRIGQLQRWIAALPQDTALLVASHDRAFLDTVTRRTLFLRTTAPVEFRAPYGTARASLAERDEATARRHETELRQATRLRQQAAKLHNIGVNSGSDLLNSKTKQLRERAERIEAAARPAHRESPAVQIRLADGDTHAKTLLTLDAVTVAAPDGRRLFRTGKLRLHPGDRVVLLGANGTGKSRLLGLVTEAIAGRPHPGLTVSATVVAGICDQSLSHLRPDEMVHDAVAGRFAVSDQRVRTLLATAGFAVERQGQRVAQLSGGQKARLAMLILRLQEPNFFLLDEPTNHLDIEGQEMLEEELRQRDGASLLVSHDRRFVENVGTRFWRIDRGTLAEVDDPQGFFSAMMAPG, via the coding sequence ATGTCCCTGATCACCCTCGAAGCCCTTGGCATGGCCCTGGGCGCTCCCCTCTTTTCCGGCCTCGACCTCATCATCCAGAAGGGCGACCGCATCGGCCTCGTCGCCCGCAACGGCGGCGGCAAGTCCACGCTGCTGCGCATTCTAGCCGACCGTGCCGAGCCTACCGCGGGATGCTGCCGGTATGGTCGCAACCTATGCGTCACGCTGATGCAGCAGGACCCCGAGCCCGCCGCGCTGTCCCTGCCGGTGCGCGAAGTTCTGCTCCAGGCCCTGCCCGCCGAAAGCCGGGACTGGGAAGGCTGGCGGGTGGATGTGGCGCTGGACGCCATGGCGATCCCGGGCGCGCTGCACGACCGCCCACTGGGCACGCTCAGCGGCGGCTGGCAACGCATGGCCCTGCTGGCCCGGGCGTGGCTGACGGAACCTGATGTCCTGCTGATGGACGAGCCGACCAACCACCTGGACCTGCAGCGGATCGGCCAGTTGCAGCGCTGGATCGCGGCCCTGCCACAGGACACCGCGCTGCTGGTCGCCAGCCACGACCGCGCCTTTCTGGACACGGTGACGCGGCGCACCCTGTTTCTGCGCACCACGGCCCCGGTGGAGTTCCGGGCCCCCTACGGCACCGCGCGGGCCAGCCTGGCGGAGCGGGACGAAGCGACGGCGCGCCGGCATGAGACCGAGCTCCGCCAGGCCACCCGGCTGCGGCAGCAGGCGGCCAAGCTGCACAACATCGGCGTCAATTCCGGCTCCGACCTGCTGAACAGCAAGACCAAGCAGCTGCGGGAACGCGCGGAGCGCATCGAGGCCGCGGCGCGCCCGGCCCATCGCGAAAGCCCGGCCGTGCAGATCCGGCTGGCCGACGGCGACACCCATGCCAAGACCCTGCTGACGCTCGACGCCGTGACGGTAGCGGCGCCGGACGGGCGGCGGCTGTTCCGCACCGGCAAGCTGCGCCTGCACCCCGGGGACCGCGTGGTGCTGCTGGGCGCCAACGGCACCGGCAAGTCGCGCCTGTTGGGCTTGGTGACAGAGGCCATCGCGGGGCGGCCGCATCCGGGGCTGACGGTCAGTGCCACGGTGGTGGCGGGCATCTGCGACCAGTCGCTCAGCCACCTGCGGCCGGACGAGATGGTGCACGATGCCGTCGCCGGGCGCTTCGCGGTGAGCGATCAGCGTGTCCGCACCCTGCTGGCCACGGCGGGATTTGCGGTGGAACGACAGGGGCAGCGTGTCGCGCAGTTGTCCGGCGGCCAGAAGGCGCGGCTGGCGATGCTGATCCTGCGGCTGCAGGAACCCAACTTCTTTCTGCTCGACGAGCCGACCAACCACCTCGACATCGAGGGGCAGGAGATGCTGGAAGAGGAACTGCGGCAGCGGGACGGCGCCTCGCTGCTGGTGTCGCACGACCGCCGCTTCGTGGAAAACGTCGGCACGCGGTTCTGGCGGATCGACCGCGGCACGCTGGCCGAGGTGGACGACCCGCAAGGCTTCTTCAGCGCGATGATGGCCCCAGGGTAA
- a CDS encoding HAD family hydrolase yields the protein MAAATQSARPAAVIFDMDGLLFDSEALYHDAILAAARELGHRFTTADFLLLVGRPWPVNRAALQAHIGPSGDVEAFRAAWSRHYERMKGALAIKPGAVSLLDRLDTLGLPRAICTSSGHDEVRHNLALHGLTNRFHAIIAAGDYAVGKPAPDPFLRAAAVLGVAPQDCWALEDSHNGVHSAAAAGMRTIMVPDLLPATEEIRSLCHHIAADLHAVRKLLR from the coding sequence ATGGCCGCAGCCACGCAATCCGCCCGGCCCGCCGCTGTCATCTTCGATATGGATGGCCTGCTGTTCGACAGCGAGGCGCTGTACCACGACGCCATCCTGGCGGCTGCCCGCGAGCTCGGGCACCGCTTCACCACGGCTGACTTCCTGCTGCTGGTCGGCCGCCCCTGGCCGGTGAACCGTGCCGCCCTGCAGGCCCATATCGGCCCGTCGGGAGATGTCGAGGCGTTTCGCGCAGCATGGTCCCGGCATTACGAGAGAATGAAGGGCGCCCTGGCCATCAAACCGGGTGCTGTGTCACTGCTGGACCGTCTGGACACGCTGGGCCTGCCGCGCGCCATCTGCACTTCTTCCGGTCATGATGAGGTGCGGCACAACCTGGCGCTACACGGCCTGACGAACCGCTTCCACGCCATCATCGCCGCCGGAGATTATGCGGTAGGAAAACCGGCGCCCGATCCATTCCTGCGCGCCGCGGCGGTGCTGGGGGTGGCACCGCAGGATTGCTGGGCGCTGGAGGACTCGCACAACGGCGTCCATTCGGCCGCTGCCGCGGGCATGCGGACCATCATGGTGCCGGACCTGCTGCCCGCCACCGAGGAGATCCGATCGCTTTGCCACCACATCGCGGCCGATCTGCATGCGGTCCGGAAGCTGCTGCGATAA
- a CDS encoding ABC transporter ATP-binding protein — MSFLSLQGVTKRFGSVLALDDVVLTAPQGSRTAIVGPSGSGKSTLLRLLAGFDAPDTGRISLDGEVLADGPAAVPAHRRGIGLVAQEGALFPHLSVAENIGFGLPRGTAGRDARIRSLAGMVELDEDLLRRRPDALSGGQQQRVALARALARQPRLMLLDEPFSALDTGLRASTRKAVSALLDKAGVTTILVTHDQAEAMSFADQVAVMRNGRLLQVGPPRELYLQPSDETVASFLGPAIFLAAQMQGGFAECALGHVPVGGHPAGTRVRIMLRPEQISFVPVCGAAEGIGYAKVIATEFAGSDCLMQVQIEGRAGTDAVSVAIRTSPSHMVPPGSWLKLAVVGTAHVIEASAASEAYVD, encoded by the coding sequence ATGAGCTTTCTCAGCCTTCAAGGAGTCACCAAGCGCTTCGGGTCGGTGCTGGCGCTGGATGACGTCGTTCTGACGGCGCCCCAGGGCAGCCGCACGGCGATCGTGGGTCCGTCCGGCAGTGGCAAGTCGACCCTGCTGCGGCTGCTGGCAGGCTTCGATGCCCCGGATACAGGCCGTATCTCCCTGGATGGCGAGGTGCTGGCCGATGGCCCGGCCGCGGTCCCGGCGCATCGCCGCGGCATCGGGCTGGTGGCCCAGGAAGGCGCGCTGTTCCCGCATCTCAGCGTGGCGGAGAACATCGGCTTCGGCCTGCCCCGCGGCACCGCAGGGCGCGACGCACGGATCCGCTCCCTGGCCGGGATGGTCGAACTGGACGAGGACCTGCTGCGCCGCAGGCCGGACGCCTTGTCCGGCGGGCAGCAGCAGCGGGTCGCATTGGCCCGGGCCCTGGCCCGCCAGCCCAGATTGATGCTGCTGGACGAGCCGTTCTCGGCCCTCGATACCGGGCTGCGCGCCAGCACCCGGAAAGCGGTATCGGCTCTGCTGGACAAAGCGGGGGTCACCACGATCCTGGTGACCCATGACCAAGCCGAGGCCATGTCCTTCGCCGACCAGGTGGCCGTGATGCGCAATGGCCGGCTGCTGCAGGTCGGACCGCCGCGCGAACTGTATCTCCAGCCTTCCGATGAAACGGTTGCCAGCTTCCTTGGCCCAGCCATCTTTCTTGCGGCACAGATGCAGGGCGGCTTCGCCGAATGCGCTCTCGGCCACGTTCCTGTCGGGGGTCATCCCGCCGGCACGCGGGTGCGGATCATGCTGCGCCCGGAGCAGATATCCTTCGTCCCCGTATGTGGCGCAGCTGAGGGCATTGGATATGCCAAGGTCATCGCGACCGAGTTCGCTGGAAGCGATTGCCTGATGCAGGTTCAGATCGAGGGACGCGCAGGGACCGATGCGGTATCCGTCGCCATCAGGACCTCGCCCAGCCATATGGTCCCGCCCGGATCTTGGCTGAAGCTGGCCGTCGTGGGCACGGCGCACGTCATCGAGGCCTCCGCCGCATCCGAAGCATATGTGGACTGA
- a CDS encoding tripartite tricarboxylate transporter substrate binding protein, protein MTRPHHLQRRGLLAAGAALVALPLARPALAQAAWPNGRAIEIIVGFAPGGGTDVMLRALGQALSAELPGANFVISNKPGAGGETSYVAMQTARPDGYTIGSINTPGYLSIPVERRVRYDRTKIRAIARLVDDPTAFVVHRDSPIKSLADLVAEAKRRPGALSVGTSGVGTDDHLALTLFQAVTGTEFIHTPYAGAGQVKNAILAKHIDVAGLNLGEIGMLGQDQPALRPLAGMGPKRWALMPDVPTFQELGYDVLMTSERGIGAPRAMPDEIALQLQEAIARVIAKPDWAEKARQLELPMAYLPGAEWEAQMPAQEARYRQIWEKTPWQQ, encoded by the coding sequence ATGACCCGTCCGCACCACCTGCAACGCCGTGGACTGCTGGCAGCGGGCGCCGCCCTGGTCGCGCTGCCGCTCGCGCGCCCGGCGCTGGCGCAGGCTGCCTGGCCCAACGGCCGCGCGATCGAGATCATCGTGGGCTTCGCGCCGGGCGGCGGCACCGACGTGATGCTGCGCGCCCTGGGGCAGGCCTTGTCCGCTGAGTTGCCCGGCGCCAACTTCGTGATCAGCAACAAGCCCGGCGCGGGGGGCGAGACCTCCTATGTCGCGATGCAGACCGCGCGGCCGGACGGCTACACCATCGGCAGCATCAACACGCCGGGCTACCTGTCCATCCCGGTGGAGCGGCGCGTCCGCTACGACCGCACGAAGATCCGCGCTATCGCACGGCTGGTCGATGACCCGACGGCCTTCGTGGTGCACCGGGATTCGCCGATCAAGTCGCTCGCCGACCTTGTGGCCGAGGCGAAGCGCCGCCCCGGCGCGCTCAGCGTGGGCACCTCCGGCGTCGGCACCGATGACCACCTGGCGCTGACGCTGTTCCAGGCGGTGACGGGTACGGAGTTCATCCACACGCCGTATGCCGGGGCCGGGCAGGTCAAGAACGCCATTCTGGCCAAGCATATCGATGTCGCCGGCTTGAACCTGGGCGAGATCGGCATGCTGGGACAGGACCAGCCTGCGTTGCGGCCGCTGGCGGGGATGGGGCCGAAGCGCTGGGCGCTGATGCCGGATGTGCCCACCTTCCAGGAGCTCGGCTACGACGTGCTGATGACCAGCGAACGCGGCATCGGCGCGCCGCGCGCCATGCCGGATGAGATTGCCCTGCAGCTGCAGGAGGCCATCGCCCGGGTGATCGCCAAGCCGGACTGGGCCGAGAAGGCACGGCAGCTGGAACTGCCCATGGCCTATCTGCCGGGGGCCGAGTGGGAAGCGCAGATGCCTGCCCAGGAAGCCCGCTATCGCCAGATCTGGGAAAAGACGCCGTGGCAGCAGTGA
- a CDS encoding alpha-hydroxy acid oxidase gives MELTEGNATPASAKPPVRQVPRRMRHILSLDDLEKAARRHLPRPIYGYVAGAAEDSLTRTDNRQVFAEYRFVTRVLRNVSGRSQATELFGHTYAMPFGIAPMGISALIAYRGDLQLARAARQLDIPMIMSGSSLIRLEEVFDANPGMWFQAYLPGEPDRIAALVDRVARAGVGTLVLTVDTAVLANRENNIRSGFSTPLRPSLRLAWDGMVRPDWTMNTFLRTLWRPGMPHFENSYATRGAPIMSGAVMRDFGRKDHLDWGHVGQIRRQWKGRLVIKGILHPRDVLLAREAGADGVILSNHGGRQLDGAVSPMRTLPAAVEAAGGIPVMMDCGIRRGADVLKAMALGAAFVFVGRPFIYAAALAGAEGVAHAANLLGAEVMRDLGLLGVSSPSGIGEDQVVRLQAGSMRSG, from the coding sequence ATGGAACTGACCGAAGGGAACGCAACGCCAGCTTCCGCCAAGCCGCCGGTCCGGCAGGTCCCGCGCCGCATGCGGCACATCCTCAGCCTGGACGACCTGGAAAAGGCCGCGCGCCGCCACTTGCCGCGCCCGATTTACGGGTATGTCGCCGGGGCGGCCGAGGACAGCCTGACGCGCACGGACAACCGGCAGGTCTTCGCCGAATACCGCTTCGTCACGCGGGTGCTGCGCAACGTTTCAGGACGGAGCCAGGCGACGGAGCTGTTCGGCCATACCTACGCCATGCCGTTTGGCATCGCTCCCATGGGTATCAGCGCGCTGATCGCCTACCGGGGTGATCTGCAACTCGCGCGGGCCGCGCGGCAGCTCGACATCCCGATGATCATGAGCGGCTCGTCGCTGATCCGGCTGGAAGAGGTGTTCGACGCCAATCCCGGCATGTGGTTCCAGGCCTACCTGCCCGGGGAGCCGGACAGGATTGCCGCGCTGGTGGACCGCGTGGCCCGGGCGGGCGTCGGCACCCTCGTCCTTACCGTCGACACCGCCGTCCTGGCGAACCGCGAAAACAACATCCGCAGCGGCTTTTCGACGCCGCTGCGGCCGAGCCTGCGTCTGGCCTGGGATGGCATGGTGCGCCCGGACTGGACGATGAACACCTTTCTGCGAACCCTATGGCGGCCTGGAATGCCGCATTTCGAGAATTCCTATGCCACCCGCGGCGCGCCGATCATGTCCGGCGCCGTCATGCGCGACTTCGGGCGCAAGGATCACCTGGACTGGGGGCATGTCGGCCAGATCCGCCGGCAATGGAAGGGGCGCCTCGTCATCAAGGGCATCCTGCACCCCAGGGACGTCCTGCTGGCGCGGGAGGCGGGCGCCGACGGGGTTATCCTGTCCAACCATGGCGGCCGCCAGCTCGATGGCGCGGTGTCGCCCATGCGCACCCTGCCCGCCGCGGTCGAGGCCGCAGGCGGCATCCCGGTGATGATGGATTGCGGCATCCGTCGCGGCGCGGATGTCCTCAAGGCCATGGCGCTCGGCGCTGCCTTTGTCTTTGTCGGCCGCCCCTTCATCTACGCAGCCGCCCTTGCCGGGGCAGAGGGCGTGGCGCATGCCGCGAACCTGTTGGGTGCGGAGGTCATGCGTGACCTTGGCCTGCTCGGCGTTTCGTCTCCGTCCGGGATCGGCGAGGACCAGGTGGTCCGCCTTCAGGCCGGAAGCATGCGGTCGGGCTGA
- a CDS encoding iron ABC transporter substrate-binding protein: MTIPRRGVAALLAAGASSLLARSGRAQAAGELLVYNAQHASLTKEWVNGFTAETGVKVTVRNGGDTELANQIVQEGAASPADVFLTENSPAMALVQSANLFAPLDDTTLGLVPAHFRPAQGRWMGIAARSTVFAYDTRKLTEAQLPKSIMDLADPSWKGRWAASPSGADFQAIVGAMLQLKGEAATLAWLQGMKQNFVAYRGNSTCLKAVNAGEIPGAVIYHYYFFGDQAKTGENSNNVQLHYFRNQDPGAFVSISGGGVLASSRNQAQAQAFLRWVAGPKGQGVLRTGDSFEYAVGNGQASHPKLVPLAELQAPDVQPATLDSRAVSALMTKAGLL; encoded by the coding sequence ATGACGATCCCCCGTCGCGGCGTCGCCGCCCTTCTTGCCGCCGGTGCGTCCTCCCTTCTGGCGAGGAGCGGGCGTGCCCAGGCGGCCGGTGAGCTGCTGGTCTACAACGCGCAGCACGCCAGCCTGACCAAGGAGTGGGTGAACGGCTTCACCGCGGAGACCGGCGTGAAGGTCACGGTACGCAACGGCGGCGATACCGAACTGGCGAACCAGATCGTGCAGGAGGGTGCCGCTTCTCCCGCCGACGTATTCCTGACCGAAAACTCGCCCGCCATGGCGCTGGTGCAGTCCGCCAACCTTTTCGCGCCGCTGGACGACACGACGCTGGGGCTGGTGCCCGCCCATTTCCGCCCGGCGCAGGGGCGCTGGATGGGCATTGCCGCGCGCAGCACCGTCTTCGCCTATGACACCCGCAAGCTGACCGAGGCGCAGCTGCCGAAGTCCATCATGGATCTGGCCGACCCGTCCTGGAAGGGGCGTTGGGCCGCCTCGCCGAGCGGGGCGGACTTTCAGGCCATCGTCGGCGCCATGCTGCAACTGAAGGGCGAGGCGGCGACGCTGGCTTGGCTGCAGGGCATGAAACAGAACTTCGTCGCCTACCGCGGCAACAGCACCTGCCTGAAGGCCGTGAACGCCGGCGAGATCCCCGGGGCCGTCATCTACCACTATTACTTCTTCGGCGATCAGGCGAAGACGGGGGAAAACAGCAACAACGTCCAGCTGCACTATTTCCGCAACCAGGACCCGGGGGCCTTCGTCTCCATCTCAGGCGGCGGCGTGCTGGCTTCCAGCAGGAACCAAGCGCAGGCCCAGGCCTTTCTGCGCTGGGTCGCCGGTCCGAAGGGGCAGGGCGTGCTGCGCACCGGCGACTCCTTTGAATACGCGGTGGGCAATGGCCAGGCGTCCCATCCCAAGCTGGTGCCGCTGGCCGAGCTGCAGGCACCGGACGTGCAGCCCGCGACGCTGGACAGCCGCGCCGTCAGCGCCCTCATGACCAAGGCCGGATTGCTCTGA
- a CDS encoding adenosine deaminase gives MQTVEAFIRGLPKADLHMHIEGSIEPQLMLDLAHRHGMRLRWDTAEALRSAYAFPNLKSFLDLYFEGCKVLQTEQDFYDVTRAYLRRAHADGVVRAEMFIGPQSFTERGVPMESLMGGVLQAMDDARRDQGTSSGLMISVHRHRTEADAMAVLDQIMPWAGRIIGIGMGGAEVGNPPSNFAGFFQAARDRGFRITVHAGEEGPASYVREALELLRVDRIDHGNACLDDLDLVRELAARRTPLTVCPLSNLRLQVVTDLAQHPLKAMMAHGLHVTVNSDDPPYFDGYVTENLVACQSALDLSVPEIVRLVRNGLEAAWVTREERQILLTRLDDYLAGRTEAQA, from the coding sequence ATGCAGACGGTCGAGGCTTTCATTCGCGGTCTGCCCAAGGCAGACCTGCACATGCACATCGAAGGCAGCATCGAGCCACAGCTCATGCTGGACCTGGCCCATCGTCACGGCATGAGGCTTCGTTGGGATACAGCCGAGGCACTGCGCTCCGCCTACGCCTTCCCGAACCTGAAGTCCTTTCTTGACCTTTACTTCGAGGGTTGCAAGGTCCTGCAAACGGAACAGGACTTCTACGACGTGACCCGCGCCTACCTGCGCCGGGCGCACGCGGATGGCGTGGTCCGTGCCGAAATGTTCATCGGCCCGCAAAGCTTCACGGAGCGAGGGGTTCCGATGGAAAGCCTGATGGGCGGAGTGCTCCAGGCCATGGACGATGCGCGGCGGGACCAGGGAACCAGCTCGGGCCTCATGATCAGCGTCCACCGCCACCGCACGGAGGCGGATGCCATGGCCGTGCTCGACCAGATCATGCCCTGGGCCGGCCGCATCATCGGCATCGGCATGGGTGGTGCCGAGGTGGGTAACCCACCCTCCAACTTCGCCGGCTTCTTCCAGGCTGCACGCGATCGGGGGTTTCGCATCACCGTCCATGCCGGAGAAGAAGGCCCGGCGAGCTACGTGCGCGAAGCGCTCGAGCTGCTCCGCGTGGACCGGATCGACCATGGCAACGCATGTCTGGACGACCTGGACCTTGTGCGGGAACTGGCAGCGCGCCGCACACCGCTGACGGTCTGTCCACTATCCAATCTGCGGCTTCAAGTGGTCACGGATCTGGCTCAGCACCCGCTGAAGGCCATGATGGCCCATGGCCTGCATGTCACCGTCAATTCCGATGATCCGCCTTACTTCGACGGATACGTGACGGAGAACTTGGTGGCCTGCCAAAGCGCCCTCGACCTGTCGGTTCCGGAGATCGTGCGTCTGGTCCGCAATGGATTGGAAGCTGCCTGGGTCACGCGGGAGGAGCGGCAAATCCTGCTCACGCGGCTGGATGACTATCTTGCCGGCCGTACCGAGGCTCAAGCTTGA
- a CDS encoding hydroxyacid dehydrogenase: MPDTTRPNVLVSAAKLAPEAVAMLEEAGYAVHCTTGYPGEDELLAAIGRHRPVAILHRQGIINGTIMDAAAPELRIVARHGAGIDGIDIPAAKARGLTVTRAAGANSRSVAEHAMALMLFMLKDMPSVVSGMREGLWEKTSRMTRDIDGMTLGLVGYGAIGSKVARYAAAFGMRVLAYDPYLPAGALPGPGERVETLPELLRQAQVLSLHCPLEPETRGLIGAAELALLPQGAVLVHTARGGIVDQDALLAALDSGQVGWAGVDVFAKEPLEADSRFRSHPRVVPTPHLAANTPRGATGMACGAADSIIAVLAGRLPSLEGAVVVPGGMKAGLFPAA; the protein is encoded by the coding sequence ATGCCCGACACCACGCGCCCGAACGTCCTCGTCTCCGCCGCCAAGCTGGCTCCCGAAGCCGTCGCCATGCTGGAGGAAGCAGGCTACGCGGTGCATTGCACCACCGGCTACCCGGGCGAGGACGAGCTGCTCGCCGCCATTGGCAGGCACCGCCCCGTGGCGATCCTGCACCGCCAGGGAATCATCAACGGCACGATCATGGATGCCGCAGCGCCGGAGCTTCGCATCGTGGCACGGCACGGCGCGGGCATCGACGGCATCGACATCCCCGCCGCAAAGGCCCGCGGCCTGACCGTGACGCGGGCGGCCGGGGCGAATTCCCGCTCGGTGGCCGAGCACGCCATGGCGCTGATGCTGTTCATGCTGAAGGACATGCCTTCCGTGGTCAGCGGCATGCGCGAGGGCCTGTGGGAAAAGACCTCCCGCATGACGCGCGACATCGACGGCATGACGCTCGGCCTCGTCGGGTACGGCGCCATCGGCTCCAAGGTGGCGCGCTACGCCGCTGCCTTCGGCATGCGCGTCCTGGCCTATGACCCCTACCTGCCGGCCGGTGCCCTGCCGGGCCCGGGCGAGCGCGTGGAAACGCTGCCCGAGCTGCTGCGCCAGGCCCAGGTGCTGTCGCTGCATTGCCCGCTGGAGCCGGAAACCCGTGGCCTGATCGGCGCGGCGGAGCTGGCCTTGCTGCCCCAGGGCGCGGTGCTCGTGCACACCGCCCGTGGCGGCATCGTGGACCAGGATGCGCTGCTGGCGGCGCTGGATTCCGGCCAGGTGGGCTGGGCGGGCGTCGATGTCTTCGCGAAGGAGCCGCTGGAAGCCGACAGCCGCTTCCGCAGCCACCCGCGTGTCGTGCCGACGCCGCACCTGGCCGCCAACACGCCGCGCGGCGCGACCGGCATGGCCTGCGGCGCGGCGGACAGCATCATCGCCGTGCTGGCGGGGCGCCTGCCGAGCCTGGAGGGCGCGGTGGTCGTGCCCGGCGGGATGAAGGCCGGCCTTTTCCCGGCTGCCTGA